The Lepidochelys kempii isolate rLepKem1 chromosome 25, rLepKem1.hap2, whole genome shotgun sequence genome contains a region encoding:
- the ZAP70 gene encoding tyrosine-protein kinase ZAP-70 — MPDAASHLPFFYGSISRSEAEEYLKLAGMSDGLFLLRQCLRSLGGYVLSMVHNLQFYHYPIERQLNGTYAIAGGKAHCGPEELCEFYSKDADGLCCTLRKPCNRPSSVELQPGVFDNMRDNMVREYVRQTWKLEGDALEQAIISQAPQVEKLIATTAHEKMPWYHGNVSREEAERRLYSGAQPDGKFLLRERKENGTYALSLVYGKTVYHYRIDQDKSGKYSIPEGTKFDTLWQLVEYLKLKPDGLIYFLKESCQNPNMPAATVAPIPPAHPSGTAQRHLGALNADGYTPEPIGSGKSRLLPMDTSVYESPYSDPEELKDKKLFLKRDHLMIDEVELGSGNFGCVRKGVYKMRKKQIDVAIKVLKSNNEKAVKDEMMKEAQIMHQLDNPYIVRMIGVCEAESLMLVMEMASGGPLNKYLSSKREEIPVSNVVELMHQVSIGMKYLEEKNFVHRDLAARNVLLVNQHYAKISDFGLSKALAADDSYYKARTAGKWPLKWYAPECILYHKFSSKSDVWSYGVTMWEAFTYGQKPYKKMKGPEVISFIDQGKRMECPADCPAEMYKLMLQCWTYKWEDRPGFAAVETIIRSYYYSIAAKTEKGPEETEEDKATAAFP; from the exons ATGCCGGATGCAGCCAGCCACCTGCCCTTCTTCTACGGCAGCATTTCTCGGTCGGAGGCCGAGGAGTACCTCAAACTGGCCGGCATGTCGGACGGCCTCTTCCTCCTACGTCAGTGCCTGCGTAGCCTCGGGGGCTACGTCCTCTCCATGGTCCACAACCTCCAGTTCTACCACTACCCCATCGAGCGCCAGCTGAACGGCACGTACGCCATCGCGGGGGGCAAGGCCCACTGCGGGCCGGAGGAGCTCTGCGAATTCTACTCCAAGGACGCCGACGGGCTCTGCTGCACCCTCCGCAAGCCCTGCAACCGCCCCAGCAGCGTGGAGCTCCAGCCCGGCGTCTTCGACAACATGCGGGACAACATGGTGCGCGAGTATGTCCGGCAGACGTGGAAATTGGAG GGTGATGCCCTCGAACAGGCCATCATAAGCCAGGCCCCTCAGGTCGAGAAACTCATTGCCACCACTGCCCATGAGAAGATGCCCTGGTACCACGGCAACGTCTCCCGGGAGGAGGCTGAACGCAGGCTCTATTCCGGAGCACAGCCTGATGGGAAATTTCT ACTGcgagaaaggaaggaaaatggcACCTACGCACTGTCTCTCGTCTATGGGAAAACAGTGTATCACTACCGCATCGACCAGGACAAGTCCGGCAAGTACTCCATCCCCGAGGGGACCAAGTTTGACACGCTGTGGCAG CTGGTGGAGTACTTGAAACTCAAGCCAGACGGACTGATATATTTCCTGAAGGAAAGCTGCCAAAATCCCAATATGCCGGCAG CAACCGTGGCACCAATCCCGCCGGCCCACCCCTCCGGAACC GCCCAGAGACACCTGGGGGCTCTTAACGCAGACGGATACACCCCGGAGCCCATAG GCTCAGGGAAATCACGCCTCCTGCCCATGGACACCAGCGTCTACGAGAGTCCCTACAGTGACCCAGAGGAGCTGAAGGACAAGAAGCTCTTCCTGAAGAGGGACCACCTGATGATTGACGAGGTGGAGCTGGGGTCAGGGAACTTCGGCTGTGTCAGGAAAGGAGTCTACAAGATGCGGAA GAAGCAGATTGACGTTGCCATCAAGGTGCTGAAGAGCAACAACGAGAAGGCCGTGAAGGATGAAATGATGAAGGAGGCACAGATCATGCACCAGTTGGATAACCCCTATATCGTCCGCATGATCGGGGTTTGCGAGGCAGAGTCCCTGATGCTGGTCATGGAGATGGCCTCGGGCGGGCCTCTCAACAAGTACTTGTCTTCCAAGAG AGAGGAGATTCCAGTGAGCAATGTGGTAGAGCTGATGCACCAAGTGTCTATAGGGATGAAGTACTTGGAGGAGAAAAACTTCGTCCACAGAGACCTGGCTGCCAGAAATGTCCTGCTCGTCAACCAGCATTACGCCAAGATCAGTGACTTTGGACTTTCCAAGGCTCTTGCTGCTGATGACAGCTATTACAAG GCCAGGACGGCTGGCAAGTGGCCCCTGAAATGGTACGCGCCAGAGTGTATCCTGTACCACAAGTTCTCCAGCAAGAGTGACGTGTGGAGTTACGGTGTGACCATGTGGGAGGCCTTCACCTACGGGCAGAAACCGTACAAG AAAATGAAAGGCCCCGAGGTGATCAGTTTCATAGACCAAGGGAAGCGCATGGAGTGCCCAGCAGACTGCCCGGCAGAGATGTACAAGCTGATGCTGCAGTGTTGGACCTACAA GTGGGAAGATCGCCCAGGGTTTGCAGCGGTGGAAACCATAATCCGTTCCTATTACTACAGTATCGCCGCCAAGACAGAAAAGGGGCCAGAGGAGACGGAGGAGGACAAGGCAACAGCAGCTTTCCCCTGA